The Nitrospirota bacterium DNA segment GTAACTTTTTCAAAAAGGACAGAGGCTATTCTTCATTTCCTGAAGAATGAAGAATGGGATCTATTTGTCGGAACTATTACAGAAACTGATAGGCTTCACCACTTCATGTGGGATGCATATGAAAACAAAGAGCATAAGTTTCATAATTTTTTTATTGACTTCTATAGAAAGGTTGATTCGCTAATTGGAGAAATTGCTTCAGTCTGCAATGATATCCCATTCATGATAATATCTGATCATGGTTTTACTTCCATAAAACAAGAAGTCTATATAAATTACTGGCTTTGTGATAAAGGATATCTAAATTTTACAAAAGCTCCTCCGGATTCACTTGAACAGATTGATTCCAATACAAAAGCATTCGCACTCGATCCTGCTAGAATTTATATTAATCTTAAAGGAAAATTTCCACGTGGCATTGTCGAAAGTGGTTCTGAATATGAAAAACTCAGGATGAAAATTAAAGAAGAATTGCTTGCATTAGAGATTAATGGCAGTAAGGTTATCAGGAATATATATACAAAAGAAGAGATATATAAAGGAACATATACAGATAGAGCACCAGACCTCGTTGTAGTAGGGAACCATGGTTATGATCTTAAAGGAACTCTAAATAAATCAAGCCTTTTCGGAAGGAGTATTTTTACAGGTGCTCATACACAGGATAATGCAACATTCTTTATAAACAGAACCATCAATGACAGCAAAATTCATATTATGGATGTTTCACCTACAGTATTGAAATTAATGGGTATAAAATATGAATTTTTTGATGGCAAACCACTAATTTAAAAACAGAGGTAAATGCGTTATGAAGCATAAGCGTTATTCTTTGAAAAGAATTTTAGTCACTGGAGGCGCAGGGTTTTTAGGCTCTCATCTATGCGAAAGACTTCTTAAGGATAATTTTGAAGTTCTATGTGTCGACAATTTTTATACAAGCAGACGTTCTAATATAGCACATTTGTTATCCCACCCAAATTTCGAAATTCTACGTCATGATATTTGCTTTCCTCTTTATGTTGAAGTGGATGAAATATATAACTTAGCCTGTCCTGCTTCACCTATCCACTATCAGCATGATCCAGTACAGACTATAAAGACCGCTGTGCATGGTGCAATAAATATGCTTGGATTGGCTAAAAGATTAAAAGCAAAAATTTTTCAGGCATCCACTTCTGAAGTATATGGAGACCCAACTATTCATCCGCAGCATGAAGATTACTGGGGCAATGTAAATCCCATAGGTGTTAGATCCTGTTATGATGAGGGTAAACGCTGTGCAGAAACACTTTTTTTTGATTACTACCGTCAACATAAACTCAGGATAAAGGTTGCCCGTATCTTCAATACTTACGGTCCCCGGATGCATCCTCGGGATGGTCGTGTTATAAGCAACTTTATTATCCAGGCATTGAAAGGTGAAGATATAACAATTTATGGAGATGGAAGTCAGACAAGAAGTTTTTGCTACGTTGATGATATGATAGATGGTTTTATTAAAATCATGGAAAGCCCTGATAATTTCACCGGTCCTG contains these protein-coding regions:
- a CDS encoding alkaline phosphatase family protein, coding for MFDFLKKGKKKKVVILGIDGTPCSLLRDLIQAGDMPNLSSLTSTGTLSPMFASIPEVSSTSWTTFMTGVNPGKHSIYGFMDLKPGTYELFFPNSHNITSPTLWDILTEHENKCIVLNVPSTYPARPLNGILTAGFVAIDLKKATYPESAYEYLNSINYKMDVDAQKAKQSLETFCEDVLVTFSKRTEAILHFLKNEEWDLFVGTITETDRLHHFMWDAYENKEHKFHNFFIDFYRKVDSLIGEIASVCNDIPFMIISDHGFTSIKQEVYINYWLCDKGYLNFTKAPPDSLEQIDSNTKAFALDPARIYINLKGKFPRGIVESGSEYEKLRMKIKEELLALEINGSKVIRNIYTKEEIYKGTYTDRAPDLVVVGNHGYDLKGTLNKSSLFGRSIFTGAHTQDNATFFINRTINDSKIHIMDVSPTVLKLMGIKYEFFDGKPLI
- a CDS encoding SDR family oxidoreductase encodes the protein MKHKRYSLKRILVTGGAGFLGSHLCERLLKDNFEVLCVDNFYTSRRSNIAHLLSHPNFEILRHDICFPLYVEVDEIYNLACPASPIHYQHDPVQTIKTAVHGAINMLGLAKRLKAKIFQASTSEVYGDPTIHPQHEDYWGNVNPIGVRSCYDEGKRCAETLFFDYYRQHKLRIKVARIFNTYGPRMHPRDGRVISNFIIQALKGEDITIYGDGSQTRSFCYVDDMIDGFIKIMESPDNFTGPVNLGNSSEIPIIELARKIIKLTKSKSDIVFKPLPHDDPKRRQPDISLAKKILNWEPTTSLEEGLGKTIAYFKEIL